The Belonocnema kinseyi isolate 2016_QV_RU_SX_M_011 chromosome 1, B_treatae_v1, whole genome shotgun sequence genomic interval tgttttcttatttcaaaactcATACACTAactttttagataataataatttttttaaccaattttttttaatatcatttttgaaattcattgactgcgtacaaaaaaataataaattttcacgaCTTACAggtggaaaaatttgtttaaactatttccaaatattataaacaaatattaagcttaatatttattaatagtgtcattaattccagaaaatactaactttttatgattttcttgCAATAAAACTTACTCCAAACtatcgctttcagtcaagtgtcgggggttgccttcaaatggccttggtcTGATTTCGGCGTTGAACGGCTGCGTGTAGGTTCACCAGgaaaatttcctccataaatttaaaactcttcgcggtattcatttttcaaatcgtctcactttttttaaatcattttaaacaaaaaatcattcacctacaCTAACAGAATACATTGGCTGCACTTTGGCCtcacttttaacttttaacttttttttaacaaacctttagtttctgtcgaccctgatgaagacttcaaaaattgtaaacaaaaactaTAAAGTACAAACTAACCAAAGTGCGGTCTATGTAATCTATAAGTGTAGGTGAAtgattttgtgtttaaaataatttaaataaagtcacacgatttgaaaaataaataccgctaagattttcaaatttatggaggaaattttttcggtgaacctccacgcagccgtttgacatatgacatatgtcaaataaatattttcgtcaaataaattttatattctgtcagctaaattttatctttcgtcagataaattgtatctttcgtcagataaacgtgctgcagcgttttttatccaatttaaatataaaatttattcctggggtttactgcgTTAATAAGAAGTGTTTctttttcccattattttttttttctcgaaaataaagcTTTTCNNNNNNNNNNNNNNNNNNNNNNNNNNNNNNNNNNNNNNNNNNNNNNNNNNNNNNNNNNNNNNNNNNNNNNNNNNNNNNNNNNNNNNNNNNNNNNNNNNNNATTCCTCTCTCCACCCCCCCTCTACTTATGTAACCCTCATTTCACCTTCCCTCATCATAATATAttgctatttttttctaaattgataattctatttttggaaaagttttttGCCTTTCctgtaaattgtcaaaattccATGTATGGAACTTCCATTCATGGAAATTTCGTTATGGTGAGTTTTCCATGGATGCTGCCcctgaatccttaaaaaatttgaaatcctttcaagtactttaattttatgaaagtggtaatttgaagcaaggaaaatcACTCTCTTAAAAAATACACGAActcgtttgcaatttttttaaattatcgacattcactaaaatcgttaaaaaaatgttttaatcttttatcatcctttaaaattccatgaaacgttttaaagattttgaaatgtaGAGTGCCTTGAAATTTCATCGGCTTTTTTTAATTCAcgttaaatccttttaaatccttcaaaatcctttaGGCACTTGAGATCACATAATATCTATCAAAGtagcttaaaattgaaattgtcagAAATTGTATGAAGtacttttaaaagagaaattattaGAGGGTCACAAATAGACCAAAATCCCGGTCTTCAAGAAATTCTAAATTAGAAACATCCTCAAttctacgaaaaataataaataattcataaaaactcgaaaaaaagcaTAATACCAATTGTACAAAAGGAATTGAAATGTTCCATCTTCGAAAGAAATATAGTATTATATTAGGCACCTAGGGAGAAAACATTCCCTTTCTCCCTTGGCGCAAAATATCTTTTATAACAAATGCATGACTTCAGACATTTTTCGAAAGTCGTGATTTCAGCCCATAtaagatttcgaataaaggaagtATTATTTACGGTAATTTcatgggtaatttatggtaacttaccataaatttcccgaaattcaattaaactaattttcctaaattttcagtcatttatggtaattttacaggtaaatatagtaACTTAACATAAATGACCCAACATTCTATTTTAATCCTtctcataaatttccggaaatttattaaattttttagtaatttatggtaatattacagataCTTTGcggtaacttaagataaattaataaaaatttatttgaaaaatgtctgaatatgtcaaaatttatgaaaattttcggtcatttatgttaattttacagataaatatggtaatttaccataaatgatcaaaatttcattttaaaacattttttcttaattttccgaagattatgaaatttatttggtaATGTATGGTAACATTACACGTAATTTGTGGAAACTGaagataaattaccgaaaatttaatttaaaaatgtctatacatCTGgaagaatttatataaatttttggtaattgatATTGATTTTACAGGttaatatggtaacttaccatgcAGGatccaaaattagattttaaacatttttataaatttctggaaatttgttaagtttttggttatttatggtaatattacaggtgatTCATGGTAACGTAAGATAAATTAACCaagcttcagtttaaaaatttctataaattcactCTCTAGGACGTAAAAGTACTTACCACTCACTAGGATGCAAAAGCACTTTCTCTCGCTAATGCGCATTAAGTATTTTAACTCTCTAGACTATAAACGAACTTTTTACCTTCTAGGATGTAAATGTACTTTTTATGTCCTCGGCCGTATAAGTGCTTTTTACGTCATAGTTCGTAAACATACTTTTTACGTCCTAGGGCGTGTAAAgaactttttactccctaggtaataaaaagaactttttacttCCTAGACAGTATAAAGTAGAGCTTTAACCTCGCTTCGTGGGCGttgaaaagggctgaaatcatgtttgtgttataaaaaatcctttaagcACTTGAGATCACATAATATCTATCAAagtcatttacaaaattgaaattctcAGGAAACCTATGAAGTTCCAAAAAAACCCATTAAAGggtcaaaaacgaaaaaaatcacagaattcaagaaattataaattagaaacaTCCTGAAtccttcaaataataataaataattcctaaaaaaacgaaaaatgaaacTAAATGTAAAAAAGGAGTTGAACCACCGCATAACAGAAatggatataaaatatatttagaaaagttGGCAGGCCCCGGAACATCATTTAAACTTAAACAGCTGGAGACCCCTTTCCTCCACtcctaaacaaatatttatttagcgTTATACGATCCGGCGCTTAAATTCTCTCTTAGTAATTTTAATCGTTCTCCAGAAGGTAATTATTGAAATTCGCTTTGTCTTGATTTTTCTATAGGCAAGTAACAATGCTGAAGGAAGGCGCGCACCTTCCTCCTACGGACCAACTGATGCGGCAGTTGGTGGAGCTCTCGAATTCGGAGAATCCTCCCTGTGCCAATTGCGACAAGAGAGACAAGTCAACCATGTTCTTCTGCACGACTTGCGGTGCGTCCTGAATTTCTTATTCGATAATCGATAAAAAACATATATACCTATAAGATGCCAACATTCGTGAAACTTGTGCATTCGAGTAGAATGAGCTTTtaaattcagtgaaatatttCACCAACTTCCAGATATAAAACACGAatctttttcttctaaaaatgagAATATCTTACAgtcctaattattaatttttataattaggtCAAGCACTCTGCAACCATTGTCGGGAACACACTCACCGAGCGAAGATGTTCTCGACCCACGAGGTCGTTCACATGAGCAAGTGTGCGAAAGACACCCAACGGCGATGTCCAAGCCACGGAGAACATTACATAATGTACAGCCAGAGTGCCAAATGTATGCTCTGTGCAACCTGTTTTCGGGAAACGCCGCCAGACTCTCGACTCCACTGTGTGGACATCGACCTGGCCTGGCAACAAGCCTCCAAGAAGATAGAGCGAGCCGCGAATTCTATTTGCGAGATTCAAATTGGCGTCAAGGATGGACTGCTTGCTTTGAAATCCCAACTTGATGAGCTCCGCCACAGCCTTGACTCGGAGAAGCGAACCCTGAATGTATACTGCCAAGGAATGCAGGACGTAATCAACAAGACCCACAACACGGTTTTGGCTGATCTCCAGCGTCAATTTGAATCCAAGGAAAGAATGGTTCGGACTCAGCTCCTCTCCCTGGGAAGTGCTCTTCCCGTTCTCCAGATGCACCTCATGCTCTGCACGGCCTTCACGAGTGGAGCAACGAAGTATCAATTTCTCGAGTTGGCTCATCCGATGTTGGAGAGATTAGGAAGAGTTGCTCAACTTGGTCACCCCTCGAAACCTCCAATGCTTGCTGCACATCTGAAGATCAATTATAGGAATGAATTTGTCAGAGCTCTACAGCCTTACATGAGCCAGAGCCAAGGCCAAGGACAGCCTTTGAAGGACTCAGTCTATGATCTGACTCACAATATGACACAAGATTCGCAATTCATTCAGGTGAAACACTTATTATAATAGTTGCCTTGCTTTGATCAGGCGTCAAATCTATATTAAACCtacattaattaaatactttACCTGCAGAATATCAAACCATCGAGGTTACAGCAACCCTCCAAGACTCCGCCGGATTCAGGTCATTTCTCTAATCATTGTCGAAGTTTCGACACACAACTGAAGGAATTGAGTCAGCAGCTCATAACCGTAAAAGAACGGTTGGGTGAACTCCACCGGGATGTTGCTCTTCTTCGAAGGGCAAATACCCCTCCCGTGGGATCTCGATTCGATCATGTCGCTAGGGACTGTAGAATCCTCGAACAACAACTCGATCATCATCAAGCCGAACTTGAGCGTCTCAGGGGAGTCTTTGACACTATTTGGGAAGAGCAACTTTGTAGAATACACATCGAAAAAGAGATCTTTCATTCGCAGGTCTTTCTGAATAAATAGTGTTTTAAATAAATGACATATTTTACACGATACTAAATTGAAGATAACCTCTTTTTGCTTTGTAGATGAACGATATTCTCTCGCTGAGGAGTGAAGTGAAGCAGCTTCAGACAATGGCTCAGCAGCTCGAACCCTTCGTGAAATCATTCTCAGCCGGTATGAGTGCGGGAGAAATCAGTGCTGCAGCACAAGATGCTGCGGGCCATCAGCATCTGCAAGTTCTCCTTGATCATCTGGCTCGACTGCAAATGCAAGAACCTCCTCAACCTCAAAACCCTGCCCCAACTAAAGACTGCCGATATCCTCGAAATTCTACTCCGTCTGCTGACAATGCGTTATACATGAAAGGTGATTATTCTGCGCGCACGTCCATTATCCATGGTGTCTGTTCTTTTGACAATTAGTCTTGCACAATTTTGGGACTGGATTTAATTCCGAACCAATCTGAACAGttacgaattattttaaaatctgtatCCGAAGCACCCGTGCCTCCCCTAGAATTTCATTTCGAACAAACTTTTAATTCGACATCCAGTCCGAACGcgactttaaattatttcgaaattttcagcCCACAAGTTCAGTTTCAATGAATCCAAGATACATCCGGGTTGACTTGTAAGACCTATATCATTCTTCTCAATCTGCGCGTCAATACTAACTTGAATTCAAACCATTACAGACCTACATTTCTATTTTACGTTTCAACCTTTTTCATTCCAAAAGTATTAGACACCAACGCGAACCcacctttcaattcttttcaatctGAAAGTTCCATTGAAATGAATCTGAAAACACCTTTCAATCATAATAATTCTGTGGTTGATTCGGAATTTTTTGTATTCCTACTCAAGCTGCGTATCAAACCCAACTTCAATCCAAATGAATCTGATAAAAATACGGAACCGCCTTTGAACccgtttcaaaacgttaaattgaataaataaataatttatggtCACTTTAGTGAATTTTTGAAGCCAGTTTGATAGCTTCGGATTGGGTCCCATTCCGCCAATTCTATGGTTTGACATCGGATTAGCTCGGAATGCAACAAATTAGTTTATATACTGATTTCAGTATAAAATGTATTCAAACCAATTAAAATTCACcgatctgaaaatttttaaataataaagtaattataattaCCAGAATCGAAAGAAGTTCCAACACGATGTCGCACACCTTCGGGAGGAATGGGAGCAATTTTAGACTCCAGTGGCAACATCGTGGTCTACGGATCAGCAAAGCCAGACGGAAAACGAGGAGTACTTAGTCAATTGATAGATAAAGCAAGAACGAGGGAAGACAGGAAAAAATCTCCTGGAAGGGAGGAAGGTCGCGATCGAAGTCAAACTCGTCATTCCCGAAAGTCTCCAGAAAGTCAGAAGCCCAAAACACCTCCAGGGCACTCGAAAGTCCGATCATTTTACCGTTCCTTGAAAGGAAGTACTGGTGATAATTCCGCTGAAGCGATCGATCAACCAGAAAGGGGGGAAAGAGGGAATGATCAGCAGCAACAGAATCAACAATGTGGTAATGGTTTGATCATCTTTTATTGTCTAAAATTTATTCACTAGCCCCAACAGCACACAATTTTGCACGAAACtcgtcaaataaatttaaaaaacatcttgAATATATATTCACACCCCTTCAGGCCCAGAAACGTTTAAGCGCCGGGCATTTAAGCGCTGGACGTTTAGGCGCCAGGTAAGCAAcagatttctaaattttgtatacaaCTTAAAGTACTGTAACATTTTCATCCTTCTACCGAGGATCGATTTTCTgttcaataatattttcaattaaattattactgcAGTGGGCTGATGTTAGTCAAAGACCTTAgatttaccaaaaatgatattaatttgtTGTCATATTtgtgttgcattttaaacttatcgcaatgatatttattttcatagATATTCATTCAATTGTCGTTTACTTTGTCCAAGTCCTAACCATTTTGAAACTAAACTATATGATTAAACAAACGAAAATTTAGTAAGACTAATTCTTAAAATACAAATTCCCActgaaatttaaatcattactTGAAAAACAAAAGTGAcggatttttaattcatttaaggaAGAGATGATTACGTATTTTAGCGGTgagttacatttatttttagaaaatccccctaatataaaaataaaccaaTAGAACTCTCCTCCAATATTAAAACAAGAACCAAAACTTCCTTTGCACAACGAGTTCTTTATCGGAAGATAAGTTTCAAAGTCGTTCATTAGCTAGTGGAAAAATGCACAGCGAGGTCTTTATTGTGAGGTAAAGTACAAAGTCGTCACAATCATTCATAAactaagttttttgaaaaaaaaatataaattctcacaAATGTACGTCTAACTATccaaattctaatgaattttgatAGCTTAGTgaacagaaattttaattgacaCCAGAGAATCCGTTGCGAGTGGCGTCCTTTGAATGAAGCTTACTTCATTCAAAATTCTGTCTTGAATTTCAGATGAATAATTGAGACCAAGAGCGGCTCCTTCCTCGTAGGCGCTCGAGTAAGAAGTGAGTTAGTACCAATacccatgatccaacaaagcttGGTCCCGCCAGGCGCAAGTAAagaaagtcaaccaatcagaggCGGCACCTTCGGCCACCCGatctttctgacatcttggatcgagttcAGCCGAAGTtggcagttggcttccccttccattcgcacCAATGCAGCgagtatggtggggggcgtcagttcactccaagtcgaacgtatttgagcatcgaattggcgggaccatgctTTGTTCTGTCATGACCAATACCGGAATTAATATATCCCACGCTCTACATTGTTGTCCACTCTTGTATCAGAGGCGTATCAGTAATAATATTCGCCcgtagatttattatttaattctaatcatGAAAATAGATAGAACCGTCTCAGTAcattattaagaatattaattcaTACTGTGGAAAGACAATACTATCATTTAACTATTTCTGTTCAAAAACTTTAGACAGAATGCACAATTGACTggcttttaatgttttaaagaaataatctcAAGGTATTCTTCCTAACTACTCTCTTTTTTCATCACTCACATTTATTTATTGTGACTTAAGTTCGCAGGAAAAACTTTTTCTTGCttattgcaataaatttaaatgaactaCTCTTAACAATAACTACCCTTTTATTATTTCTCCTATATTTGTAATCGATACGCAAATAAAATTAAACGGCTCAACGCCTAAACGATTGCGCGCGTAAACGACTTGAATATCCAGCGCCTAAACGACCTGGCGGCTAATTGTCTTGGCGCCTGAACTTCGCGCGTCCTAAATTCCAGCGCTTGAACAAGAGCGTCTAATCGATCTGGCGACTAAATTTTCTGGCGCCTAATCGTCCTGCGCCTAAACATTCCGCGTCTAGATGTCCAACGCCTAAACGGCAGCGGCCAAACTGTTGCATCTAAACGACGCCCCCAACGTGCTGTTGGGGATTGGATGAATTAGAACAGTTTTGTAAAAGTTGGTTGTACAACTGAAAGTAATATCGTATTTCAGCAGACGAGTGTGAATACCAGAGGATCTCCGAGGCCTCGACCCTAGGTGAAGCCAAAAAACGAGTCCAAGCTCAAGTTCATCCAGTGCCTGCAGATGAGAAAAAAAGCTCTCGAAAAAGCCCGAAAGTATACCCAGTCAGCGACTCCGAGGAGCTTTTCTACTCCAGGGAAGAGGGCAACGCCAGAAGGCGAAGACGAGCCAGTTGCGACAGCCTTAGCATCACTGGCTCCGAAAATAGCATTGCCGATGCATCGGTAAGTTTTAGGGATGCGATTGTGAAAAATTTCAGTGAAAGTTTTCATCCACAcgaaaattggaaatttatgataattggCGAAATTCGCGAAGCTGACCAATTGAGGGTCCCGAAGAGTTAACCACTCCTGAAACCTGGTGTACACCTCCAATGGAATCCtatgaaatcttgtgaaatcagATAAAATTCTAAGAATCTCTCGAAGTCttgtaaaatcattcaaattccttgaaatcctttcacAGAGGGAGactgaaaattgtgaattttaattttggttcataatttttttaatgtaagttcATTATCTGAGGATTCATTTGCTAAATCAGCAATATACGCTTTTTCGTCGTTTGTGAGAAAATCGGTTTTAAAATATTCGTCACTTGCCATGTAGAATTTGGCGAAGAACACTTTCGAATGGCTGCTAGCTCAGGCAGTAGCGCTTTGGCTTCATAGCCGGAAGGTTGCGTGTTCGATTCTTGCTGCAcgtacttttttcatttatttaaatgtttctaaattctatttttgcttaaaaatccaattgttttggtagaatattcatatttttgggttgataattaaacttttttgtaaaaagttcatagtgttcgtattgaaaattcaatattctgaTATTTTGGTATCTCTGGTGGTAGCGCTTCGGCTTCATACTCCGTAGGTTGCGCTTTCGATTCTTGCTGCCcgcactttttctatttttttttatttacgcaaAATGTTTATGAATATAACTTCCTGCAATACTTTTACAACattatgcaaataataattttttaatgccttttttGCGGAAAACTGAAATacagaagatatattttttttcaatacataataaaacttttttaaagtacgctttttgtggaaaaagatctgaagaaattattataaaaaaaatttcaagattattgaaagaaataatatttatacattttttagtcattttctttgaacttaaatatttaactatttcgttgaaaattcatcttatttgattgaaaattaatttttttgttggaaattggactattttgttaaaaaaaagttgtttttaaaaatttattcttccagctcagaatttaactattctatttttgattgaaaatttatctttaataactgaaaattcacacatttttgtttaaaatttctctctttttgtaaaaaattaatctttttggttaaaaagtctactaatattttttttactgaaaatattaactattccattgtgtttgaaaatgtatttctttggatgaaagttgaaaatttatttgtctgaCTGAAACTAtaacaattctaattttggttgaaaatttctctttttttcattgaaaattcaagtgttttatcgattttttttgtggaagattcatcttttggcttgaaaattaatcttttttattgtaaatttaattaatttggtagaatattcatatttttgtgt includes:
- the LOC117169499 gene encoding RING finger protein 207-like isoform X1; the encoded protein is MTMANSGSNATDGVVGESDGQTTGIPGSRNPLICGICHDYYREPCLLTCFHTFCARCLRGQNLDSKVSCPICAQVTMLKEGAHLPPTDQLMRQLVELSNSENPPCANCDKRDKSTMFFCTTCGQALCNHCREHTHRAKMFSTHEVVHMSKCAKDTQRRCPSHGEHYIMYSQSAKCMLCATCFRETPPDSRLHCVDIDLAWQQASKKIERAANSICEIQIGVKDGLLALKSQLDELRHSLDSEKRTLNVYCQGMQDVINKTHNTVLADLQRQFESKERMVRTQLLSLGSALPVLQMHLMLCTAFTSGATKYQFLELAHPMLERLGRVAQLGHPSKPPMLAAHLKINYRNEFVRALQPYMSQSQGQGQPLKDSVYDLTHNMTQDSQFIQNIKPSRLQQPSKTPPDSGHFSNHCRSFDTQLKELSQQLITVKERLGELHRDVALLRRANTPPVGSRFDHVARDCRILEQQLDHHQAELERLRGVFDTIWEEQLCRIHIEKEIFHSQMNDILSLRSEVKQLQTMAQQLEPFVKSFSAGMSAGEISAAAQDAAGHQHLQVLLDHLARLQMQEPPQPQNPAPTKDCRYPRNSTPSADNALYMKESKEVPTRCRTPSGGMGAILDSSGNIVVYGSAKPDGKRGVLSQLIDKARTREDRKKSPGREEGRDRSQTRHSRKSPESQKPKTPPGHSKVRSFYRSLKGSTGDNSAEAIDQPERGERGNDQQQQNQQCGNADECEYQRISEASTLGEAKKRVQAQVHPVPADEKKSSRKSPKVYPVSDSEELFYSREEGNARRRRRASCDSLSITGSENSIADASVGRSAQDPRKTLVVLIGRRSTSSSLVQKQRSWETFPGPKKRSGSEGSALAQLKKADSFEGHEEAVRTLVAAVHETRSQLRQHHLHHHRHHRKSKTN
- the LOC117169499 gene encoding RING finger protein 207-like isoform X2 — its product is MTMANSGSNATDGVVGESDGQTTGIPGSRNPLICGICHDYYREPCLLTCFHTFCARCLRGQNLDSKVSCPICAQVTMLKEGAHLPPTDQLMRQLVELSNSENPPCANCDKRDKSTMFFCTTCGQALCNHCREHTHRAKMFSTHEVVHMSKCAKDTQRRCPSHGEHYIMYSQSAKCMLCATCFRETPPDSRLHCVDIDLAWQQASKKIERAANSICEIQIGVKDGLLALKSQLDELRHSLDSEKRTLNVYCQGMQDVINKTHNTVLADLQRQFESKERMVRTQLLSLGSALPVLQMHLMLCTAFTSGATKYQFLELAHPMLERLGRVAQLGHPSKPPMLAAHLKINYRNEFVRALQPYMSQSQGQGQPLKDSVYDLTHNMTQDSQFIQNIKPSRLQQPSKTPPDSGHFSNHCRSFDTQLKELSQQLITVKERLGELHRDVALLRRANTPPVGSRFDHVARDCRILEQQLDHHQAELERLRGVFDTIWEEQLCRIHIEKEIFHSQMNDILSLRSEVKQLQTMAQQLEPFVKSFSAGMSAGEISAAAQDAAGHQHLQVLLDHLARLQMQEPPQPQNPAPTKDCRYPRNSTPSADNALYMKESKEVPTRCRTPSGGMGAILDSSGNIVVYGSAKPDGKRGVLSQLIDKARTREDRKKSPGREEGRDRSQTRHSRKSPESQKPKTPPGHSKVRSFYRSLKGSTGDNSAEAIDQPERGERGNDQQQQNQQCADECEYQRISEASTLGEAKKRVQAQVHPVPADEKKSSRKSPKVYPVSDSEELFYSREEGNARRRRRASCDSLSITGSENSIADASVGRSAQDPRKTLVVLIGRRSTSSSLVQKQRSWETFPGPKKRSGSEGSALAQLKKADSFEGHEEAVRTLVAAVHETRSQLRQHHLHHHRHHRKSKTN